A genomic region of Populus nigra chromosome 11, ddPopNigr1.1, whole genome shotgun sequence contains the following coding sequences:
- the LOC133706387 gene encoding probable terpene synthase 6: protein MENTNQQNNSRRKADFPPSLWGCSFASFSFPQTEFESYSRQVEELKENVKDMLTASKRDPAEHIEFINLLCRLGVSYHFDKEIENNLKEIFDDLPNLLEKHDFDLYTLSLLFRVFRQHGFKMPCVVFDKFKDTDGEFKETIINDVKGILGLYEASFLSVHGEQVLDEALVFTKANLESSAMQSSPRLADHIRNALIRPFHKGVPRIEARKYISFYEEDESRNDTLLKFAKIDFNRVQLLHRQELSILSRWWNDLNFSVEFPYARDRIVEIYVWANGVHFEPQYAFSRMMVTKYLKIVSLVDDTYDAYASFEEIQHFTNAIERCSMNAIDQLPADYIKVLYRAVLNLFNETENDMGKQGRSYASYYVKEEFKEVVRGYHAEAEWADKCHVPTFDEYVRNGLATCTYGVIMAASFLGMEEVAGGEEYEWLKSNPKIIKAGKTIGRLKNDIVGHEDEQKRGDCASGVECYMKQYDVSEKKAIEEIQKMDSNAWKDINEDCMRPTKAPMLLLQHFVNLARVTDVVYANGEAYTIPLCLKDYVVLLYIEQVPLYE, encoded by the exons ATGGAAAACACCAATCAGCAAAACAATTCTCGTCGAAAGGCAGATTTCCCACCAAGCTTGTGGGGTTGTAGCTTCGCTTCATTTTCCTTCCCACAAACG GAATTCGAGTCATACAGCCGACAAGTAGAAGAGTTGAAGGAAAATGTGAAGGACATGCTGACGGCATCCAAAAGGGATCCAGCGGAACATATTGAATTCATTAATCTGTTATGTCGGCTTGGTGTGTCATATCATTTTGACAAAGAGATTGAAAACAACCTCAAGGAAATTTTTGATGACCTTCCTAATCTTCTTGAGAAGCATGACTTTGATCTCTACACTTTGTCACTACTATTTCGAGTATTCAGACAGCATGGATTCAAAATGCCTTGCG TTGTGTTCGACAAGTTCAAGGACACCGATGGAGAGTTTAAGGAAACAATCATCAACGATGTTAAAGGCATCCTGGGCTTGTATGAAGCTTCATTTTTAAGTGTGCATGGAGAACAGGTACTGGATGAAGCCCTTGTTTTCACAAAGGCAAACCTGGAGTCTTCGGCTATGCAATCAAGCCCACGTCTAGCAGACCATATTAGGAATGCTTTGATCCGGCCCTTTCACAAAGGCGTACCAAGAATAGAGGCTAGAAAATACATCTCTTTCTACGAAGAAGATGAGTCTCGGAATGACACTCTACTCAAGTTTGCCAAGATAGATTTCAATCGAGTTCAGTTACTGCATCGACAAGAGCTATCCATTCTCTCgag GTGGTggaatgatttaaatttttctgtGGAGTTCCCATATGCAAGAGATAGAATTGTAGAGATCTATGTCTGGGCAAATGGAGTCCATTTCGAGCCTCAATATGCTTTCTCTCGGATGATGGTCacgaaatatttaaaaattgtatCACTGGTAGATGATACATATGATGCATATGCATCTTTCGAAGAAATACAACATTTTACTAATGCAATTGAAAG ATGCAGCATGAATGCTATTGATCAACTACCTGCCGATTACATCAAAGTTCTTTATAGAGCTGTTCTGAATCTTTTCAACGAAACTGAGAATGATATGGGAAAGCAAGGAAGATCCTATGCCTCATATTATGTGAAGGAGGAA TTCAAAGAAGTGGTGAGAGGCTATCATGCGGAGGCGGAGTGGGCAGATAAATGCCATGTACCAACATTCGATGAGTATGTGCGCAATGGATTAGCCACATGTACTTATGGGGTAATTATGGCAGCATCCTTCCTTGGAATGGAAGAAGTTGCAGGAGGGGAGGAGTATGAATGGCTAAAAAGtaatccaaaaattattaaagctgGGAAGACGATCGGTCGTTTGAAGAATGACATAGTGGGCCACGAG GATGAGCAAAAGAGAGGAGACTGTGCATCCGGTGTTGAATGCTACATGAAACAATATGATGTATCGGAGAAGAAAGCAATTGAAGAGATCCAAAAGATGGACTCTAATGCGTGGAAGGATATCAATGAAGATTGCATGAGGCCAACTAAGGCTCCAATGCTTCTCCTTCAACATTTTGTTAACCTTGCTCGAGTTACTGATGTTGTGTATGCGAATGGTGAGGCCTACACAATTCCATTATGTTTAAAAGATTATGTcgttttattatatattgagCAAGTGCCTCTGTATGAATAA